In Bacillales bacterium, the genomic window TTCGTAAAATTTGACTGATGAACCACTGTTGATGAATCGCCTGCGTACCAATGTTGCAGGCGCCGTGTTTGGACAGGGGAAGGCCGGTCATCATCGAATTTCGCGACGACGTGCAAACCGTGTTCGGGCAATTCGCTTTTTGAAACGTCACTCCTACACGAGCAATGCGGTCCATGTTCGGCGTATTCATAAAATCGCTGCCGGTGCAACGGATGTTGTCAATACGCTGTTGATCCGTTGTAATCCAAATGATGTTCGGACGATCCGTCATCCGTTTTCCCTCCTATTCCATCGGTTCAAGCTCAATGCTTGTGCTCAGCGGCCGGCACGAACAGAGCAAGATGATGTTTGCTTTGCGATCAGCTTCCGTCAAACCTGCAACGTCATCGTGCACAACGCTGCCGGCGGTAAGCCGCATGCGGCAGCTGCCGCAATGCCCGAATTCGCAGCGGAACGGCGGCTCAACGCCGATTTCCAATAAACCGTGCAAGAGCGATTTCTCTCGCTTTACTTCGACCCATCGCTCTTGCCATTTCACTCTCGTTTTCACAGCTCCGATACTCCGTATCTGACTAATGTTTCTTTCGGCGCATCAATCGCTGTGAACCATTTAGCCAACTGTTTTCTTAAGCGGTGTGCGGTGCTTCTCTCTTTTACAATCAAGTTATCCGTCTCTCCGGGATCGCTTGCTATATGATACAGCTCATTTTCTTTGCGGATCACCGGATATTGAATCGGGTATCGCTCTTTTACCTGATCAAACGCTCCGCGCCGTCCGGCAAACGTTCTTCCCGGCTCGCGCCTGCCGTGCCAGTAAAGCGGCGCATCGCCGTCAGGGACAACATAGAGCGACCACTTCCCATCGCTTACCCTTAAGATGTCGCCGAATTTGCCGGTGACGGCAATCTCGCGTGATTTCGATGGCTCGCGGCCGAGCAAAGCCGGCATTAAGCTGATGCCGTGCGGCGGTTTTGATTGAACACCTTCCCACGTTTTACGCGCTTCTTTTCCTGCAACAAACTCGTCTGAACGGCCAAAAGTAAGATCAAGTCCGAGCGCATCAACGATTGTCGGAAAGACATCCACGAGCTGAACAAGTTCATTCGATTCCGTTCCTCGTTTTGCATCTGGATGATACATCATGAAAGGAATCCGACTCATTTCATTGTACAGCGGGATGAGGTCCGGTTTACCCACAAGACCGTGTTCCCCAAGAAAGAAACCGTGATCTGTCGTTGCGACAATCATCGTGTCGTCCCAAAGGTCAAGCGCATCGATTTGATCAAGCAAACGGCCGAACCATGTATCCACCATCGTCAATTCTGCGGCATATAGCGCACGTATATGCCGCAATTCGTCGTCCGTAAATCGACTGGAAGCGCCGTAAACCGGACTGTGCGGCCGCTTCCCTTCAAATCCCGGATCGAATCGCTCAATCCGGTGTAGCGGCGGGTCCCACGGCTCGTGCGGGTCGAACGATTCGACCATGAGAAAAAACGGTTTGTCTCTCCGCGTTTTGCGATCGGCATTGCGCTCCAGCCACGAACACGCTTTTCGGAAAACGCGGGGCGCATACAGCGATTCTTCGTCTCTTCGTCCCCCGCGTTTATTTTTTTGATGCAAATACCACGCACCGCTCGTGCGATGGTCGATCCCCGCTTTCGTTCCGTCTGCAAGCGGTTCCGTTATGTATGGATCGTGTTCCTGTCCGCGAATCATGTCCCAGCCGCTGAAACCGAAGTGATAATTGCCCGCATCCCGCTCGAGTAAATGATAATGATCGCTGATGAGTTGGGTGATACAGCCGGATGAACGCAAGAAATCGATGAAATCGAAATCATTGTCCTCAAGCGGTCCCCAGCCGCGCCATGGAAATTCATAGCGTCCGGTCCATAATTCTCGTCGTGCAGGCATGCATGGAAAACTGCCGATCAAACCATTTGTGAACCGAACGCTTTGCTTGGCAAACCGGTCGAGATGCGGTGTACGAATCTTTTCATTCAAGCCGTTCGATGCTTGTTCCGCGCCGTAGCAGCTCAAATGATCGATACGCATCGTATCAAACAAAACGACAATGACATTCATCCGTCAATCTCCTTCATCGTACGTTTATCGTGCACCAACCGCCCTATTTCACGAAATCAGCCGATTTACAGCTGAAATCGCGCAGAAGAAACCTTAAATATGAATCAACGAGCGCCCAGCACTATGATTCAAGGGATATTGAGCAAATTAAGGCTTTCTGTGCGCGCTAATCTTTACAACAACGACAACTTCGCAAAATAACGAATCTCATGCGCGATTCCATCCATATTACTTAGTTCAATTAACCTTATTTCACCATCGCATATGGATCGTACCCGGCTGATTCGTAAATCTTTTGCGTCAAGCGGACGACTTCAAGCGCGAACTGCCCCGGCACTTTCACTTCGTGACGGCCGAGAATGGCATCGATGAAACTTTTATCTTGATTCGTCGTCTGCGCCGGCAATTCCGGCTCGACGATTTCTTCGCCGCGCCGCCGCACAGTAATTTTTCCATTTTCAAAGAAAATCCCGCCTTCGGTGCCGCAAAACACGTATGTTTCATGCCAGCCGGGTGCATAACCGACGATGTTCAAGCCGGCAACGACGTCTTTTTCGAACTGAATCGACGTAAACGAGTCGATTTCGACATCGGCGCCGTGGCGCTGCAAACTGGACGAAACTTTCACCGGTTTCAACCCTGTCGTCCAGAGGAGGACGTCGATAATATGACTACCCGAATCCATCAGCATCCCACCGCCGGACAGCTTCGGATTTTGCCGCCATAACCCTTCGGATAACTGCAGCCAATCTTGATATAAAGAAGCGGTGATCGACGTTAATTCCCCGATCAATCCGCTCGCGATCGCTTCGCGAATATAGAGAAACGGCGGTTCGAAGTGACGTTGATAGGAAACTTGCAGCACTTTTTGATTTGATTCGGCAACAGCGATCATCCGTTCCGCTTCTTCAATCGAGCAAGCCATTGGCTTTTCTACGAGTACATGACAACCGCTCTCCAAAGCATCGATGACGTGATTGACATGCATCGTGTGCGGCGTACATATAACGACCGCGTCCGGCTTGTTTTCTTTTAACAATTGCTTATAATCGTCATACGTTTCGGCCGATCCAAACCCATACTTTTGAATCACGAAGTCACGATTTTTCTTTACCGGATCAGCAATTGCGGTCACCTCGACTTCTTGAAGCTCGCCGAGTTGTTTGGCGTGCCAATG contains:
- a CDS encoding sulfatase-like hydrolase/transferase, encoding MTDRPNIIWITTDQQRIDNIRCTGSDFMNTPNMDRIARVGVTFQKANCPNTVCTSSRNSMMTGLPLSKHGACNIGTQAIHQQWFISQILRNHGYETHHVGNAHWFPWGAGSPETAPVDEEGAPLVHLWQERACAWSIKRKRIA
- a CDS encoding 2Fe-2S iron-sulfur cluster binding domain-containing protein produces the protein MKTRVKWQERWVEVKREKSLLHGLLEIGVEPPFRCEFGHCGSCRMRLTAGSVVHDDVAGLTEADRKANIILLCSCRPLSTSIELEPME
- a CDS encoding sulfatase; this translates as MNVIVVLFDTMRIDHLSCYGAEQASNGLNEKIRTPHLDRFAKQSVRFTNGLIGSFPCMPARRELWTGRYEFPWRGWGPLEDNDFDFIDFLRSSGCITQLISDHYHLLERDAGNYHFGFSGWDMIRGQEHDPYITEPLADGTKAGIDHRTSGAWYLHQKNKRGGRRDEESLYAPRVFRKACSWLERNADRKTRRDKPFFLMVESFDPHEPWDPPLHRIERFDPGFEGKRPHSPVYGASSRFTDDELRHIRALYAAELTMVDTWFGRLLDQIDALDLWDDTMIVATTDHGFFLGEHGLVGKPDLIPLYNEMSRIPFMMYHPDAKRGTESNELVQLVDVFPTIVDALGLDLTFGRSDEFVAGKEARKTWEGVQSKPPHGISLMPALLGREPSKSREIAVTGKFGDILRVSDGKWSLYVVPDGDAPLYWHGRREPGRTFAGRRGAFDQVKERYPIQYPVIRKENELYHIASDPGETDNLIVKERSTAHRLRKQLAKWFTAIDAPKETLVRYGVSEL
- a CDS encoding Gfo/Idh/MocA family oxidoreductase → MEKLRVGMIGTGGISHWHAKQLGELQEVEVTAIADPVKKNRDFVIQKYGFGSAETYDDYKQLLKENKPDAVVICTPHTMHVNHVIDALESGCHVLVEKPMACSIEEAERMIAVAESNQKVLQVSYQRHFEPPFLYIREAIASGLIGELTSITASLYQDWLQLSEGLWRQNPKLSGGGMLMDSGSHIIDVLLWTTGLKPVKVSSSLQRHGADVEIDSFTSIQFEKDVVAGLNIVGYAPGWHETYVFCGTEGGIFFENGKITVRRRGEEIVEPELPAQTTNQDKSFIDAILGRHEVKVPGQFALEVVRLTQKIYESAGYDPYAMVK